The DNA segment TCAGCCCGTAGCGCCCCTCCCCAGGTCCCGGGGGAAGATCGGGAAAGCCCTTCCCATCGTCGCCGATGGCCACGATGACCTCACCAGCCTCCCAACCGATAGAGACCCTCACCGTGCGCGCTCGCGCATGTTTGGCCACGTTGTGGAGCGCCTCTCGCAAGATCGCCATCGCATGGAGTTGCGACTCCAACGCGAGTTTGGGGGGGCCTCCTTCCTCGACTACGCTGCCGGTGAGGCCGTGGATCTCCCCAAATCGGTCGACGTAGGTGCGGGCCCAGGCGGTAAACGACTGGCCCGGTTCAGGACCGGTGCGTAGGTCGAAAATCGCATCGCGAACGCTCTGGGAGGTATCCTGCACCGTCTGGACAATTTCGGCCGCAAGCGTACGGGCGCCGGTCGCGTCGGCAGGACCGAGGATACGACCGAGGGCAGTCGCCTTCACATTCAGGAAGAACAGCACCTGGGAGATGCCATCGTGCAACTCCCGGGCCAACCGTTCGCGCTCCTGAGATACGGCCTGCTGGATTTCCGTTGCTCGCAACTGCGCATCGGCCGCCTCGAGACGCCGATAAATGGGCACGAGGATCAACGCGGAAATGCAGAGGGCGGCAATCCCAGTAAGCGCATTCCCCAGCATCTCAGGCACCAGGCCATGCAAGACCTCGTGCCGGACTACTTCAGCCCCAAAGACGACGAGCGCGGGAAGAAGGACGATCGAAAGGCGGAAGGCGAGGCGCCAGGCGTGCGGGGGAGTAAAACGGACAAGCCCCCAGGGGGTCGCTTTTCTCCCCCACGGGTGCATCACTTCACCTGGCCGCGCCATATCGCCATTATAGGCCGATTGGCCGCCCTTCCACGTCCTGTCACTCCCTTCGCCTAGAGTTCAAGCAGCGCCGGCTTTGGCACTCCAATC comes from the bacterium genome and includes:
- a CDS encoding histidine kinase; this encodes MLGNALTGIAALCISALILVPIYRRLEAADAQLRATEIQQAVSQERERLARELHDGISQVLFFLNVKATALGRILGPADATGARTLAAEIVQTVQDTSQSVRDAIFDLRTGPEPGQSFTAWARTYVDRFGEIHGLTGSVVEEGGPPKLALESQLHAMAILREALHNVAKHARARTVRVSIGWEAGEVIVAIGDDGKGFPDLPPGPGEGRYGLTAVREHARAVGGKVTITGGPGGGGTSVIFRIPQAHG